Below is a window of Shewanella khirikhana DNA.
CTGTGAGTAACCAGCAGATCCGCCTCGACTTCAGCCTGGATCAGCGGATTTAACAGGCACTATCCGCTTTACGCTGCAAATGCCCCTTCTGCCACCACAGCAGGGGCAACACCAGCATCAGCAAAAGCACCGCATAAGCCATACGTTCGCCAAGCGATATCCCAAGCGCAATGCAGAACCCCAACCCCAATAAAATCCACGGGCGGGACGATGCGCCAAGCAAGCGCCAGGCCGCCAGCATCGACATGGCATAGATAATCACAAACACCCCGTTGCTCCAGGCGATCAACTGCTCCAGATCCTGCTTGAACACAAACACCAGGGTCAGCACCAACGCCATGGTGCCCAGAATCGCCGTTTGGGCGCGCACCGGCACACCGTGGTCGTTAAGACGCTGGAAATAGCGCGGCATAATGCCTTCGCGGCTAAAACTCCACAGCAGTCTGGCAGCACTGCCGGCATACACATTCACGGTAGCCAGGCCGGCGGCAATCCCCAGCACCCCAATCAGCTGAGCACCGGCGCCGCCAAGCAGCGCATCGAATACCCCCATCATGGCCACGCCTGTGCTGGATGGCACCAGCCACAGCAGGCTGGTACAGCCAAGATAAATCAGCCCCACCAGCACAGTGCCAATCATCATCGCCGGGATCATGTCTTTTTCCGGCTCACGAAAATCGTGGGCCAGATGAGTCATGGCTTCCACACCGAGAAAGCTCCAAAAGGCGATACCCGCAGCCAGCATCATGGGGCCGGTCTGCCAGGCTGATTCAAAATCCGGCAATTCGACGGCGTGATGCTGCACACCCAGCGCCATAAACAGCGCCAGTACCACAGACACAATCCCCAGCGTCAGTGCAAACTGCGCCTTGGCCGATACCTGTAAGCCCTTTAAATTGGCGAGCCACAACAGACCTATCACCAGCAGCTGCGCCACCAACAGCTCAGCGCCCGCCAATGGCAGCAAGGCGGTGACAAACTGAAATGTCATCAAAATGGCGGCCGGGGCGCCCATGGGGATCACCAGCAAAAAGATAAGCCCTATGCTGCGACCAAGGGTGCGGCCAAAGGCCTTTTCCACGAAGAAGGCTGGCCCGGCGGCATGGGGAAACCGGCTCGCCAAACGACCAAACACCAGGGTCACAGGGATAATGGCCAGGGTAAGCAGCGCCCAGGCCCAGAGCGCGCTGGTACCGGCCTTTGCCAGCGTCATCTGCGGTAAGATAAACACCCCGGTACCCAATAAAGTGGTGGCCATGAGTCCGGCGCCTTGCCAACGTCCGATCGTTCCTTTGATATGTTCCATCTGTTAAATTATTGCAGCGGGGAATGAGCCAAAGTATAGTCGGGCACCGAATAACATTCTGTCGTGCTTTTCCGCCATACCAGGGCATCAAGCCGTCATTTTGCCGGACATTAATCAGTTTGCCGTCATTTCGTCGGCAACAGTCATGGGGAGCTGCTTCAAGGTGGATAAATTCGACAAGGCCATAGTGCAGGCACTGAGGGAAGACGCGCGCCAGAGCGTATCGGCCATTGCCGAGCGGGTGAATTTGTCGCGAAGCGCAGTGTCGGACCGGATCAAGAAGCTCGAGAGCACAGGCGTTATCCGTGGCTATCAGGTGCTCTTGTCCGAGTCACAAAAAGAAGGGGTGTCGGCCTACTTCGAAATTCAGCACAAATGCCCCCGCTGCGCCGACGTGGTGCATGTGTTTCAGGCCATTCCCGAAGTGCTTACCTGCCACGGCATCTCAGGTGATATGGATCTGCTGGTGTACGTTCATACCCCGTCGATGCGGCGCCTGCACGAAATCCGCGAATATATAGATACCCACACCGACATAGTTAAAATCAAAACCCACGTGGTAATGAGCGAGTGGATCAATAACCTCGCCAGCTGATCTCAATTGCGCCACAGCCCGATCACCAAACTGCCAAATGGCGCCCGAATTGAGTGAGCCGGTCGGCAATTGGCAACACCGCTGGCACCAAGCGAAAAAATTGCCTTTTATGCGCTGGAGTTAGCGGTAAACTATGGTCATCAGTTCCCCGATATTTTGACCCATGGACCATACTCATCCAGGCACTGCCGAACTCAATCTGCTTTGGGGCTCACTTATTCTCGAAGAGCTGTCGCGCTATGGCGTGCAGCATCTGTGCATGGCGCCGGGCTCGCGCTCCACGCCACTCACTCTGGCGGCTGCCGCCCAAAACAAGCTCAGTCGCCATCTGCATTTCGATGAACGCGGACTGGGCTTTCTGGCGCTGGGACTGGCCAAGGCCAGTGGCACACCGGTAGCCATCATCACCACTTCAGGCACCGCGGTGGCCAATCTCTACCCCGCCATTGTCGAAGCCTGGCTGACCCGGGTGCCGCTGATAGTGCTCTCCGGCGACCGTCCCTGGGAGCTGATTGGCTGCGGAGCCAATCAGGCCATTCCCCAGCCCGGGATTTTCGGCCAGTATGCTGAGCCGCTGA
It encodes the following:
- a CDS encoding Lrp/AsnC family transcriptional regulator, with protein sequence MDKFDKAIVQALREDARQSVSAIAERVNLSRSAVSDRIKKLESTGVIRGYQVLLSESQKEGVSAYFEIQHKCPRCADVVHVFQAIPEVLTCHGISGDMDLLVYVHTPSMRRLHEIREYIDTHTDIVKIKTHVVMSEWINNLAS
- the yjeH gene encoding L-methionine/branched-chain amino acid transporter codes for the protein MEHIKGTIGRWQGAGLMATTLLGTGVFILPQMTLAKAGTSALWAWALLTLAIIPVTLVFGRLASRFPHAAGPAFFVEKAFGRTLGRSIGLIFLLVIPMGAPAAILMTFQFVTALLPLAGAELLVAQLLVIGLLWLANLKGLQVSAKAQFALTLGIVSVVLALFMALGVQHHAVELPDFESAWQTGPMMLAAGIAFWSFLGVEAMTHLAHDFREPEKDMIPAMMIGTVLVGLIYLGCTSLLWLVPSSTGVAMMGVFDALLGGAGAQLIGVLGIAAGLATVNVYAGSAARLLWSFSREGIMPRYFQRLNDHGVPVRAQTAILGTMALVLTLVFVFKQDLEQLIAWSNGVFVIIYAMSMLAAWRLLGASSRPWILLGLGFCIALGISLGERMAYAVLLLMLVLPLLWWQKGHLQRKADSAC